The genomic window TATCACTTCAAAACGGACCAGGGTATCCGGAACCTGACCGCAGAAGAAGCCACCAGACTCAGTGGTGAGGACCCGGATCACGCCACCCGCGATCTATATGAAGCGATCGAAAGGGGTGAATATCCGTCCTGGACCCTCGAAATGCAGATTCTCACCCCACAGCAGGCGGAAGTCTTTCCCTGGGATATCCTGGACATCACCAAGGTCTGGCCGCATTCCGAAGTCCCGCCAATCAAGATCGGTCGGCTGGTCCTGGACCGTAATCCAGTGAACTATTTTGCGGAAGTGGAACAGGCGGCTTTCTGCCCGGGAAACGTGGTCCCCGGCATCGCTCTGTCACCGGACAAGATGCTGCAGGCCAGAGCCTTTTCTTATCACGACACACACCTGCATAGGCTGGGTCCCAACTATCACCTGATTCCGGTCAATGCTTCAAACAAAGCCCCGGAAAAGACTTACCAGCGTGACGGGTTCATGCGGGTTGACGATAACGGGGGTGGTGGGCCCAACTACTGGCCTAACAGTTTCGGTGGACCGGCCCCGGATCCGAAGGCCGCCGAACCTTACT from Atribacteraceae bacterium includes these protein-coding regions:
- a CDS encoding catalase yields the protein YHFKTDQGIRNLTAEEATRLSGEDPDHATRDLYEAIERGEYPSWTLEMQILTPQQAEVFPWDILDITKVWPHSEVPPIKIGRLVLDRNPVNYFAEVEQAAFCPGNVVPGIALSPDKMLQARAFSYHDTHLHRLGPNYHLIPVNASNKAPEKTYQRDGFMRVDDNGGGGPNYWPNSFGGPAPDPKAAEPYYGLTGPAGRFPFTHPNDDFVQAGALYRKVMTDSDRAHLITNIVGHLGRAQKRLQMRQAALFYRVDEEYGRRVAGGLSLPIHEVERLAAMTQEERVKASEAGTYS